The DNA window CGGACGAAGATATAAGGGCCAATACGGAGAGGATAGAAAAAGACCAGGAGAGGCTCGGCGATATAAAGAACGACAAGGAGTACTCGGCCCTAACGAAAGAGATAAAGAACGCCGAGAAGACCATAAAACTGAAAGAGATGGAGGCCGCCTCCTTGAGCGAGAAGCTCGACGCCGGGAGGGCCGGGATCGAGGCCGCGGAGGCCGGGATCGCGGAGAAGGAAGAGGAGATTAAGAGGACCACCGCCGAGGCCGAGGCGAGCAGCGAGGCGTGTGAGAAGGAGATAAAGGAAAAGCTGGAGCAAAGAGAGGCGGCCGCAAAGCCCATAAGCCCCCCGCTCCTCAAGAGATACGAAACGATAAGGGAAAGGCGCGCCGGCGTGGCGGTCACCCCTATAAAGGACGAGGCCTGCCAGGCCTGCTTCATGCACGTCCCGCCCCAGACCTACCTTCAACTCATGAAAGGGGTAGAGGAAATTATCACCTGCCCCAACTGCCACCGCATACTCTACTTCGACGGGACGGACGCTAAACCTCCGGACACCGCGCCCCCGGCCTGACCCATGCCGCACGGGAAAAAAGGGAAAAAAGAAAGCCTGCTCCTTAAGAGATTCCTCGAAGACCTGCAGGTCACCCTCGACCTGAAGGAGACCGCCCATAAGCTCCACATAACGGAAGACGCCGCAGGGGAACTCCTCTC is part of the Thermodesulfobacteriota bacterium genome and encodes:
- a CDS encoding C4-type zinc ribbon domain-containing protein; this encodes MPTPAQLLGELQKIDLEMRDIGRRKNEYREKIESTEAEFKRLEGEREKLSGEVEELAGEKKKADEDIRANTERIEKDQERLGDIKNDKEYSALTKEIKNAEKTIKLKEMEAASLSEKLDAGRAGIEAAEAGIAEKEEEIKRTTAEAEASSEACEKEIKEKLEQREAAAKPISPPLLKRYETIRERRAGVAVTPIKDEACQACFMHVPPQTYLQLMKGVEEIITCPNCHRILYFDGTDAKPPDTAPPA